The following coding sequences are from one Sardina pilchardus chromosome 16, fSarPil1.1, whole genome shotgun sequence window:
- the LOC134059605 gene encoding piggyBac transposable element-derived protein 3-like, producing MTSRILQADEDVVWLTARLFYGKRDTIVPIDPAISDDDDSSEEEENDVADPDFLPSTQNLDIDGPSAKRQRKQLAVEVLEDEDLDAPGPAPTAKRPTSKKKPAARRTLWRKVDLDNPPLPEYQHIPPDFIQSPFDYFRRYFSDEVISHITYQTNLYATQMDINTTFATTEDEIMNFVAILMYMGIAELPAVEDYWALETRVSQVANVMSSKRFKLLKRVVHFNNNAQILGTNDRFFKVRPLFNYLVTAFRGEPETPKQSVDEVMVGYKGKTAGNLKQYIKCKPDKWGFKLFARASQDGFIHDLILYQGQTTLEAHGVPRTPEQQQMGVTSQTVSVLASTMSSSGPKTIFADNYFSGLDLVRYLKSKNCRYTGTARDNRIGNAPLRSMKDMMKKAVPRGACDYTSSDDGILLVRWKDNKIVTLMSTDMGVEPWSTVNRYCSDTKRKEQVRCPYLIKSYNANMGGIDKNDMLVHLYRTPLRAKRWYMRLFAYAIDVSLTNAWIMYRRDSKALNVNDGLSLKHFRIEVFKTASSSTSMTSRPRRSLTPLPCSSADVPTPIRGHRSHAPHYSVRFDVSLFHAPVYSSSRQTCKQCSRKGNIMRSNLVCRVCQLHLCLNAERNCFVRYHEAVA from the exons ATGACCTCCAGAATCCTACAAGCAGATGAGGATGTTGTGTGg CTGACTGCCCGGCTCTTTTATGGGAAGAGGGATACCATTGTTCCCATAGACCCTGCCATCAGCGACGATGATGATAGctcagaggaagaagaaaacgATGTAGCAGATCCGGACTTCCTTCCATCCACCCAAAACCTGGACATTGATGGCCCTTCTGCCAAAAGGCAGCGCAAGCAGCTTGCAGTGGAGGTGCTTGAAGATGAGGACCTGGACGCACCGGGACCGGCACCAACAGCAAAGAGGCCCACCAGCAAGAAGAAGCCAGCAGCCCGGCGAACCCTCTGGAGGAAGGTTGACCTGGACAACCCACCCCTGCCTGAATACCAGCACATTCCCCCTGACTTCATCCAAAGTCCATTTGATTACTTCAGGAGGTACTTCAGTGATGAAGTAATCTCGCACATAACATATCAAACAAACTTGTATGCAACACAGATGGACATCAACACCACCTTTGCCACCACTGAAGATGAAATTATGAACTTTGTGGCAATTCTTATGTACATGGGGATTGCTGAGCTGCCCGCTGTGGAGGACTACTGGGCACTGGAGACCAGGGTCTCACAAGTTGCAAACGTGATGTCATCCAAGCGGTTCAAGTTATTGAAGAGGGTTGTCCACTTCAATAACAATGCTCAGATCCTCGGTACCAATGACCGTTTCTTCAAAGTCCGGCCATTGTTCAATTATCTTGTTACTGCCTTCAGAGGAGAGCCAGAGACCCCAAAGCAGTCTGTTGATGAGGTGATGGTTGGCTATAAAGGCAAGACTGCTGGCAACCTAAAGCAATACATTAAATGCAAGCCAGACAAATGGGGCTTTAAGCTATTTGCCAGGGCTTCTCAGGATGGCTTCATTCATGACCTAATTTTGTACCAAGGGCAGACAACGCTTGAGGCCCACGGTGTCCCTCGAACACCTGAACAACAACAGATGGGTGTCACCAGCCAGACAGTATCTGTCTTGGCCAGCACCATGTCCTCCTCCGGCCCAAAAACCATCTTTGCAGACAATTACTTTAGTGGCCTAGATCTTGTGCGATACCTCAAGAGCAAGAACTGCCGGTACACAGGAACAGCCAGGGACAACAGGATTGGCAATGCTCCACTCAGGTCCATGAAAGACATGATGAAGAAGGCTGTCCCTCGTGGTGCCTGTGACTACACCAGCAGTGATGATGGGATCCTACTTGTCAGGTGGAAAGACAACAAGATTGTCACTTTGATGTCAACAGACATGGGGGTAGAACCTTGGTCCACAGTCAACAGGTACTGCAGTGACACCAAGAGAAAAGAACAAGTGAGATGTCCATATCTCATCAAGAGCTATAATGCAAACATGGGAGGGATTGACAAGAATGACATGTTGGTCCACCTCTACCGCACTCCCTTGAGAGCCAAGAGATGGTACATGCGGCTCTTTGCATACGCCATTGATGTCAGCCTCACGAATGCCTGGATAATGTATAGGCGTGACAGCAAGGCTCTGAATGTGAATGATGGCCTGTCACTGAAGCACTTCAGGATCGAGGTGTTCAAGACGGCCAGTAGCTCAACATCAATGACATCTCGTCCCCGCAGGAGCTTAACACCACTGCCATGCAGCTCTGCTGATGTCCCCACGCCTATCCGCGGACACCGCAGTCATGCGCCACACTACTCTGTGCGGTTTGATGTGTCACTGTTCCATGCCCCTGTCTACAGCAGCAGCCGCCAGACCTGTAAGCAATGCAGCAGGAAGGGGAACATCATGAGGTCAAACCTTGTCTGCAGGGTCTGCCAGCTCCACCTGTGCCTCAATGCTGAGCGCAACTGCTTTGTCAGGTACCATGAAGCAGTTGCCTAA
- the LOC134060258 gene encoding caspase activity and apoptosis inhibitor 1, with protein sequence MLGKKSVKEKKRRHSQGESREVDRKRRSTESSVEDAKEEPEAAEAPVQEEPSDTEEGGLDLSVPFKPISAYVSDRPEMLEQCFRVLGENKLKKMLPDELKDVPFEEIKKLCGEQLEQLSPNNLLEILEGREVSEPDAENKSSTAADSQQDNNVDSTSSAKENSEVEELKQSGGSGEESDVLSINADADDSDIEGPKEEKSPEEAEEESAAAPPSTPPAQEEEEEEEEEEEVKKKMMKMEQAEKKEDEPRLELQQDIERSVSEILALSVPAEPPPLPLPPPRAAQPAQPRPQRPAQPDFPAASAVAAAATAAAAAVAHPSAQQLELLELEMRARAIKALMKANDTKKQALAP encoded by the exons ATGCTAGGTAAAAAGTCTgtcaaggagaaaaaaagaagacactCTCAGGGAGAGTCACGAGAAGTGGATAGAAAACGGAGAAGCACCGAATCCAGCGTCGAG GATGCAAAGGAGGAGCCGGAGGCAGCAGAGGCGCCCGTTCAGGAGGAGCCCAGTGACACCGAGGAGGGTGGACTGGACCTCAGCGTGCCTTTCAAGCCCATCAGTGCCTACGTATCCGACCGACCGGAGATGCTGGAGCAATGTTTCCGCGTGCTAGGCGAGAACAAACTCAAAAAGATGCTCCCGGATGAGCTAAAG GATGTGCCATTTGAAGAAATCAAGAAGCTGTGTGGGGAACAACTGGAGCAGCTTTCTCCCAACAACCTGCTGGAAATCCTGGAGG GACGAGAGGTGTCCGAGCCCGATGCTGAAAACAAGAGCAGCACTGCTGCGGATAGCCA GCAAGACAACAACGTCGACTCAACCTCCAGTGCCAAAGAAAACAGCGAAGTGGAGGAACTCAAGCAAA GTGGAGGGTCTGGGGAGGAAAGCGATGTCCTGAGCATCAACGCAGATGCCGACGACAGTGACATCGAGGGCCCCAAAGAGGAGAAGTCCccggaggaggcggaggaagaGTCCGCAGCAGCTCCCCCCTCAACCCCACcggcacaggaggaggaggaggaggaggaggaggaagaggaggtgaagaagaagatgatgaagatggagcaggcggagaagaaggaggacgAGCCTCGCCTGGAGCTCCAGCAGGACATCGAGCGCAGCGTCAGCGAGATCCTCGCGCTGTCCGTCCCGGCCGAACccccgccgctgccgctgccgccgccgagAGCAGCGCAACCCGCACAGCCCCGCCCTCAGCGGCCCGCGCAGCCCGATTTCCCAGCAGCCTctgcggtggcggcggcggcgacggcgGCAGCAGCTGCGGTCGCTCATCCCTCGGCCCAGCAGCTGGAGCTCCTGGAGCTGGAGATGAGAGCGCGGGCCATCaaagccctgatgaaggccaacGACACCAAGAAGCAGGCCCTGGCCCCATGA